The genome window CGGCATTCTGTAATAATATCTTATGTTCTTCCATTAGAATATGAATTGGGTGTCCTGCTGGTGATGTGATTTGCTCTTTTTCTAAAGATTCCTTAAATAAAGCAATATGGATATCACACAACTTTTGAATTTCTTTTGGGGGTAGTCCTTCTTTAATCAGTTCTTCTTCAATCTGGGCAACTTCTTCTGGAGATGTATCTTGAAGAATATTCTGGAATTCTTGTTTGATTTTTATTGGGTTTTCGCCACAATGCAACCTTTTTATGATGTCTTTGAGAATATCTTTTTTATTAGTTTTTCCGCTCATTCCGCCTCCAACACATGTTTTATTTTTTCAACAAATACTGGTTCAGGAACCAAACCCTCAAATTGGACAGTGTCATTAAGCACGGTTTTCGGTACTGCATAGACATTATATTTATGAGCCAGATGCGGAAACTCGCTGGCTTCAATCATTTCCGCAGTAATATAAGAGCTTTCCATGGCCACTTTATGAGCAAGTTGCACCATTGGCGCACAGTAAGGACATGTTAGGGTAACAAATACCTGGATTTTTATCGGTTTATTGACATTTCTCAATATCTTTTTTGATTCAGCCGATAAACCAGACTCTCGATGGGAGACAATTTTTATTGCCTCAATGAGCGAAGTGAATTCATAACCAAAAGGAATACCGTAAAAATAAATTCCATAATCATCGCGGTCACTCTGAACAATCGTGGCAGGAATTTTATCAACTTTATATTTGTCTGCGATATTTTTGTCTAAAGTAAAGTTATAAATTTCCAAAGAAATTTTCTCTGAAAGATTTGCAATCTGTTCCATTAATCTTCGATTTTCCTCGCAATACTGACATTCCAATTCTTGAGTAAAGACAATCAGTTTTACTTTACCAGTAAGATATTCAAATTCTTTTTTTACTTGATTTAATATTGCATCATTTAATATAGGCATAATTACTCCTAACAATAAAAAACACAAATAGTTCTTGCATCTGTTTAATTAATTAGACATTATAAATTAATAAACGATTCTAACAAATAATTATAATGGAAATAGGAAAAATGTCAAAAGTTTTGGAAAATGAACTTGGGGTGGATTGTGTTAAATAAAATAACTACTTTTATTTACTTTTTAATTTGATATTTTTGAGTAGGAACATAAAATAAAATCAGTTGAATATTTTCAAGAGTAATTTTTAGCAATTTATTTAATAAAATAATAGTTTTCTCCTTTTTATGCCTTAATACGAAAGAAAAAACATTGACAATTATTAAATTTTTCATTAAGATATGTGTAATTAATGAGTTTTAGTATTAGCAGCGGTAAATACAGCACTAACACCCGCAAGGGTTATCAATTATCTTTTTATTGCACCGAACTAACCCACGGTCAAAATGACCGGGTAGGAGGATAAATGATACAATACAAATCTCCTATATTGTTGTTTCTTATCTTGTGCGTCGGATTATTTATAATAGGATGCGGACGAATGCCACCTGAACCTTACTGGACCTGGACTAAAGAAGATTCGACCGCAATCCAGACTATTGTTAATGCTTGGCGCGATACATTTAAAACTACTTTTGAAGATACCGTGATAAATATTACATATTATTTGGAAGGTGACCGCGACACTTTGCGAAAAATTATGAGACGAGATCTAAGAAGTTTTTGGATGATTCCTCATTACTGGCCCAGAGCATTTAGACATAATGTATCTAATTATCAGATGGTCGATAGTTTCATCGCAGTTAAAGACACAACTGTAATGGTCCGCCTTATGGAAAAAATGACCGGTAAAATTATCATCTATACTGATTCTTTTACTCAATATCTTCGCGATACCAATATTGCTAATAATATCTATCCGGTTTATGCGACGACATTCTCTTATGGCGACTCAGTTATAGAGAACGAATTTAAGGCAGTTTCAGTAAGACATTTGCATTTTGATAAAAAGAGCGGGAATTGGGAATTGAAAAAGATAACTGGCGGAGCACGAATTTTCTCACCAACAGAGCAAGATTACGAACCTTATTTAGGACTATGCACGCTACGAACTAGAACTAAGACTTACCCAATATTTCTAAGGCCAGATACACTCAAATATGGGATTCAACGACTTTATGAACTGGATAGTGTAATGAATTTCCCAATTTCGGATTCAAATAGTTTTACCGTAAGGTTATTTCCTTATGAAGCAACTGCAACAAATTACTTAGGTTATTCTCCAAGAATTGGCTTGATATTCTTACACCACAAGGGTAAAAGGTATGATATGCGAATTCCATATGCGACACAATTGTCCCTTCCTTTCACTTTAGGATGGAATTCAGTGATTATTGAAATTGTGCCATGGGAACGGCTTTTTACTCGTAGCGGTTATAACTCGTTTATGTGGTCATTGCCCATAAAAATCAAACCTTAACAGGAGGCGATGATGAAAATTAAATATCAAACAAATATTAAAAATACATTCCGCTTGCCGCTTGCCCGTTTTGGGCATTCCGCTCTTCGCTTTTTTGCGATTTGCGGGTTACTGTTAGCGGTTAGCGGTTTATTTGCGGGTGAAACAGGTCGGATAATCGGAAGAGTTACCGATGCTCAGACCGGTGAAGCCTTAGCCGGGGTTAATGTGATTGTTGAAGGCACTGAACTTGGTGCTGCAACTGATGCTGATGGAAGATACCTTATCACTAACGTACCACCGCGAAAACATAATGTGACCGCATCATATATCGGTTATGAGCCGATGACCGTAAAAGATGTTATGGTTATTATTGACCAAACCACGACAGTAGATTTTAAGTTAAAACCAACTGTAATTGCAATTGATAAACCAGTTATTGTTCAAGCCGAAAGAGAAATGGTCATTAGGACGGCTGTTGCTACTACACGAACTGCTTCAGCTGAAGAGTTTAATCGCCTGCCGGTAAATGCCCTGACTCAATTGGTAGGTCTTCAGGCAGGTGTTAGGCAAGATGAGACTCGCGGTTGGACTCATATTCGTGGCGGTAGATATGATGATGTCTCTTATTTGATTGATGGTGTTGCCGCACGAGATGCGATTTATGGTGTGCTTTGGTCAAGTCCTAAACCAACTACAGAAGCAATTCAAGAAGTAATAGTTATTACCGGTAGTTTTGACCCGGAATATGGTGAAGCAATGTCTGGTATTGTTCAAGCGGTAACTAAAGAAGGTGGTACTAAAACGAGTTCTAAAATTAAATATACCACAGATGAGATGTTTCCTAACGATGATTTGAATTTTGGCTATAATCAGTTACAATGGACCCTGGGCGGACCAATTCCAATGTATAACCGGATGCGTTATTTTATCTCAACTCAATATCTTAAGACTGATGATTCTCGAGATGCTCAATACAAACTTCCGGCACCAAGAGGCGAATATGCGATTGAAGGTAAATTAACTTATAATTTGCCCAAGTCTTTTCCTTTAACCCGCGAAGGATTAAAATTGACGGTTGATGCTCATCATTCAGTCTATCAATGGCAAGCATATAGTCATGCCTGGAAGTATTGGCAGCAAGGATTGCACGCTAACCGAGTGCGTTCTTATAAAGCGAATTTCCATTTGAATCATATGTTATCACCCAAAGTCGTCTGGACCTTAAAAACCGGTGCATTTAATACTGCTCTACTCCGAGCACCACGAGATTTTGAACTTGAAGCCGAAGATACTAAAGGATTTTGGGGCGCTTTACGCAAATCAGGAATTTGGGACCGTTATCTATTTTTAGGCGAAGACTGGGTTTTTAAAAATCCGCGCGGACTTTCAATAAAAGAGGCTCTGCTCAACTTATATCAAGGTTATAAGCCAGGTACTGTAAGTGATACGGTAAAATATCAGACGAAAATCAATGGTAGAGATACAACTTTATATCTTGCTGGATATAAACCGTTAGGCTATTATGCTGAAGATTATACAATGAATAACCCTTATGGTGTTTATGGGCTATTTGTTGGTGAAGGATACTCTTATTTCCATTACCGCTCTACCCAGACAAAATATATCAAAGGTGATATTTCTTATACGCCCAATAAGATTCATGAATTAAAAACTGGTTTTGATTTAACCCAATATCGATTACAAGAGTTTACCAATTCAATGCCTTATGACCCGAACCCTTTCTGGGAAAGTTATGATGCCAAACCATTAACTTTTGCGGCATATATTCAGGACCGAGCGGATTTTGAAGATTTGGTGATTAGAGGCGGTGTGCGATTTGATTATCTTGATACCAAAGCGAAACATCGGGTATTTCCTGAAAGTATTGGTGGTTCGGAACGAATTCGTGACTCAATGATACCGGTGAAGAAAAAATTACGATTATCTCCCCGTCTTGGTATCTCTTATCCAATAACTGAACGTATCAAATTCCGATTTTCTTATGGTCATTTCTTTAAGAACCCAACATTTGGCGATGTTTATTCATCATCTGAATTTACTGCTTTAGACATTACTCGTCGACCAAATTTAATTGCCGGCAATACTGATTTGTCCGCAGAAAAAACGATTGCCTATGAGATGGGATTTGATGCTCAATTGTCAGATATTTTTGCTTTTGACTTGACAACTTTTTATAAAGATGTATTCGATTTGTCCGGCACAAGACAGGTTCAATCAATTCCATCTTACCGGATGTATTATAATGTTGAATATGCGAGGGTTTTGGGTACTGAAGCAACTTTTACCAAACAATTAAGTGATTATTGGCGGGCATCAGCATCTTATACTTATCAAATTGCCAAAGGCACAGCTTCCACTGCTTATGCCGAATATATGCGTGGTTATGCAGTTCAAATTGATTACCCCTTAGACCATGATATGCGACACTCAGCAAGCTTAGACTTCTCTTTAAATTTCCCATCAGATTTTGTGTTCATCCCACTGCGAGATTTTGAAGGCTCAATATTAAGTCGCTATAATTCAGGCTTACCTTATACACCAACCGATATTCGTGGTACAAGAATTGCTGACGAAAATTCCGCGCGTATGCCCGGCTCATTTACCATTGATTCCCGGCTCAACAAATCTATAAAGATTGGAAATTTAAATATGAGTCTTTTCTGTGATATCTATAACCTATTAAATGCCGAAATTGTTCAACAGGTGTTTACCGCAACCGGAAGTCCTTCGGACCGCGGCCGAAGATTTTCCGTTGGCGAATTTTCTTTTGGCTGGCGTATTGGTGACCCATATTACCACCCAGCCCGAGATTTTAATCACGATGGCTATCTAACTCAATATGAAATGTATAAGTCCTATCTTGATGCTTATAATGACCGATTTTCAATTCCAACTTATTACGGCCCACCACGAAAAATTAGATTCGGCATAAGTCTTGGAATTTAAGACACAGGAGGAGCTATGATGACAAGAAAATTCAAAAATTTTAAAATTGGAAGATTAATATTTTATCTTATAATCTGTAATCTTTTAATCTTACAATTGGTAGATGCACGTTCTTTAACTCGTCCACCGCGCACACGTCGGATTTGGGATAAGAAATGGTTGGATATTAATCGCTGGCGGTGTCCCTTTTATAATGATGGAAGATATGCGTATGATGAAGCAACTACTGATGGCGCTGGTCGCTGGCCTTATCCTTATGAGAATACTTATATTTTTGGTGCTGGTCCTTGGGTTGGTGCAATTATTGGCGGTGATACTTTAGTGACAGTCGGTTATAATCCCAATACGGCAAGAGGTGAGTTTTATCCAACTCCAGCCAAGACTTGGGAACAAGGCACAGGCGATGCTCGTGACCGCATCTATAAGTTTCCTAACGACTGGCCACCACCTTTCGATGCCACTAAATATGATGTAACGCCTAGGGTGCTAAGAATCGATACCACACAAATACCACCAGAGACCACATATTACACATTAGTTCCTACAAAGAATTTTTCTTTACAGGATATGTGGTGTGTCTATTGTGATTTGTCGCCAGACTATCATACTGCACCTGGTCGTCCTTTAGGTATTGAAGTCTATCAAACTATTTATGCTTGGAATTATACGAGTAATCAAGATATATTCTTTATTATCTACCGAGTAAAAAATGTTTCAGGCGATACACTGAAAAAAATGATTCTTGGTGCGTGTATGGACCCGGATGTTGGAATGTATAATGATGATATGGTCGGTTTAATAAAAGAATTGTGTTTAGAAGGTGATACGATACCCGTGCGCAATGTTGGTTTTGTTGGCGATGACGATAATATTGAAACACCCCGTCCCCCTTATTGGCAAGCAGGAACGCCGGGCGTGGTTGCTTATAAGTTTTTAGAGAGTCCAAGAAAACCTGATGGAACTTTAATTGGGATGTCGGCATTTAAGAAATTTACAATTGACATTGACCCAATGAAAGACGTTGACCAGTACAAAACATTAGCCGGTTATGATTATCGAACAGGTATCTATTCGCCTTATGACTCAATCGATTTACAACCTGCTGACAAACGATTTATCCAGTGTACAGGTCCTTTTGATTTAGCTCCCGAGTCAGTTGCAACGATAATTGTTGCGGCGATAGCTGCACCATACGGTTCTGAGGGAGAATCATGGATTAACCGAGATACAACGGATTTGAAACCATTATATAAATTAGCAAAAGAAGCACAGTTTATCTATGATAACAATTGGTTATTGCCTGGTCCCCCTGTGGCATCCAATGTAACACTTATTCCTATGGACAATAAAATTAGAATCGTCTGGGATGATTTACCAGAGAGAACACCTGATCCATATTATGTTGAAGTAGCCGGCAAACCAGGAGCACCTGGTTATGACCCAGCATACAGAGCGTATGATTTTGAGGGTTACAAAATCTACAAATCAACCGATGGTGTAAATTGGGAATTGCTAGCACATTGCGATTTAGTCAACGGTATCAAGTTCCAAATTGTTACAGAGACCGTCATTCGTGGTGATATTAAAGAAGTGAATACCAAAATTTATGCTGAAGATACGATTACTCAGCCTGGTATGGTCACTAAAGCCAACGATTATCGAACATTTTATTCCTTAGAAGACAAAAAAGTAACAAATGGATTTACTTATTATTATCGGGTTGCAGGGTATGATTTCAATTTCCAAACTAAAGACACTTTAACTGGTAGAATTGATACAATCAGTTTTGAATCTAATCCGACACCGGTTTCGATTAAACCGAGATGGGAAGCACCTAATTATGATACATCATTTGTTAGAATTATACGGGTTATAGGTGATACAGTGAATCCTGGTGTACGATGTAGTACAGTAATTGTTATACCTTATGCAGTAACACCGGAGACTTTGAGGATTCGATTTGCTGGGCCTCAATATGCCGGCATGGAAAATCGGGCAGTCTATCAGTATACAGTTGATAAAGACACAACAATCAAAGTAATCTCTAACAATTGTACCACTTATCAACGCATTACTAAAAATGTTTTTGGTCCATTTAAGTTCTATTACGATATTATTGAAGGTGCCAAAAAGATGAGACAAAAATGCCCGGCAATTGGTGGAACCGAAATTATCTTCGCTTGCTCAATACCGGTCCCAACTAAATATTTTGATACCGTGTATCCGACAATCGGCTCATATCCTAAAGAAATTCTTTATCCGATATCAGGAACTGTGCGAAGAGCATTATGGGCATTTCGTGGCTCGGACTATAAAATCAAATGGAAAGTTGTTAATGGTAAAAGAACTTGTGAAATTTATGACGTAACTAATAATGTTGAAGTACCGAAAACACGATTTGTAAACAGGGTTGGAAATGATTCTTTGGCTAATGGTTGGAATTTTGCAACAGACTTAACTATAGGCCCACCATCAGATACTTTAGAACCAACTCATAAGGTTATTTATATTTGTGGTGGATTTTTTGCACTTAATTACGACCGAGCAACTAATACTCGACAAGCAATTGGTAATCTTATTGACTCAATTCAGGATGGTGATGAATGGTTTGTTAAAGGACATAAGGGATTTGGAACCTCGCCATATCATAATCTTTTCTATTTGATTGGCGACCGATTAGAGATTGACCGGACTCCTAATAAATATAAACTTAATGTCAAAGTTGTGCCTAATCCTTATATTGTGACCAATGATTGGGAAACGCATCAACTGGAACGCAAAATTGCTTTTATCAAGTTACCAGCAGAATGCACAATCCGTATCTTTACAGTTGCCGGTGATTTAGTAAAGGTGATACAACACAAAGACACGCGTACTACAAAGACTAGTGCCGATGACAAGCTACAACCATTGGAATTGGGAGGAACTGAGTATTGGAATTTATTAAACGAACATGACCAATTGGTATCAGCCGGAATTTATATCTTCCATATTGAATCTGATATTGGCGAGCAAATTGGAAAATTTGCAATTATCCGATAAGGTCAACGACCATGGAGGCAATAATGACGATTCAAAGATTCAAAGATTCGAAGATTCCAAGATTGATGTTATGTCTTGTAATCTGTAATCTACTAATTTTCTCATTAACGGCGATATATGCGGATGTTAAGTTTTCAAAAGTAGGAACAACCAGTGCTCAGTTCTTAAAAATTAGCGTTGGTCGCGCATCTGGAATGGGCGATGCTTTTGTGGCAATTGCTGATGACGCTTCGGCTACTTATTTTAATCCCGCCGGTCTTTCACAAATTAGTAAACGCGAAGGATTGTTCAGTCATATTAATTGGATTGCCGACCTTAATCATGACTATATTTCAATGGCTCTACCAACAAAATTAGGAACGATTGCCTTTTCCGCAACGGCACTTACAATGGGTGATATGGAGCGATTAATGATTGATAATCCTAAGACCACGGTCCGAGAAGATACAGCAACTGGTTTATATTTTAGTGCAGCGGATTTATCATTGGCAGTTTCTTACGGTCGCCAAATAACGGATAAACTTTCTTTCGGCTTTTCTACGAAAGCAATCTCGCAATCTATCTGGAACATGAGTGCAACAGGCGCAGCATTTGACTTTGGTCTTTTTTATAATACCGGCTATAGAAGTTTGCGATTAGGTGCAGTGATTACTAATTTTGGAACTGCGATGTCTTTTTCTGGTTTAGGCCTTGAATTCCAAGATACAACGCTTAAAACAAAACCGCGCGCAGTCTACAAAACGACGCCAACTACTTTACCGACAACTTTCCGTTTTGGTATTGCTTATAATTTTATTGAAACTCCTAATGATATACTGACAATGGCATTAGATTTGGTTCATCCTAATGATATTAATGAAACGGTAAATGTTGGTCTGGAATATGCATACAAAAAATTGTTATTCTTGCGGACAGGATATATTCTAAATACAGACCTTGAATATGCCAAAGCACTTAAATATTCAACTGGATTATCGGCAGGTGCTGGAGTTAAATTCGATTTGAAATCAGGAATGAATTTACGACTTGACTATTGTTATCGTGATATGGGATGGTTAAAAGGTGCACATCGCTTGATACTCGGAATCGGATTTTAATTTATAATTTTTTTTTAAATATACACGGGGCATTCGATTTGGATACGGATGCCCCTTTTTTTATGATGACGACGACTTACAAAAAAAGAAACAATGCAATTTCACAGATTGGCATAAGTTCGTTTTCTAAATTGATATTTCTCGCAGTAATCTTGTGTAATTTTGTGGTTAAAAATTCGGCGGCTTTGGATTGGACAGTAATGGTCTATATGTGCGCAGATAATGGAATGAATTATCAAAGTTATGACGACCTAAATGAAATGAAAGAAGTTGGTTCTTCGGAAAGAGTAAAAATTATTGTTCAAGTTGATAATTTAGCTGGTGATATTCAGCCATATGGTCGTAGATGTGTGATTAATCAAAATCAAATTGTTCAATTGGAAAATTTAGGCGAAATTGATATGGCTGACCCACAAGCTTTAATCGAATTTGTGCGGTTCGGCTATCGTTACTTTAATGCTCAGAAATATCTTTTGATTCTCTGGGACCACGGCAACGGCTGGCCTATTGGTTATTATCCGTCATCAAAAGATAAGGCAGTTATTTATGACGAATCGCATAATAATTGGATGGGAGTTGCTGATGGTGAATTAAACTATGCTGTTAAAGAAATTAAAAAAATTCTTCGCAAAAATGTCGCTATTCTTGGTTTTGATGCCTGTCTCATGGGAATGGCAGAAGTTGCTGGTGAAATTGCCGAAGGCGTTGATTATATGTTTGCTTCCGAAGAAGTTTTGCCTTATGATGGATTACCCTATAATGATTTAATATCTTATCTTATCCAAAATCCCAATATTTCGGCAAAGGATTTAGCTCCTAATATGGTTTCAATTGCTACTAATTCTTATAACAACGGGTCACAGGGTCGTGAAGAATGCACATTTTCCGCAATTGATCTAAAACAATTTGATGCGGCCCACAATAAATTTTCATCATCACTTACAATATTGTCGCGATATGCCAAGACACCAGAAATGAGACAAGCAAGAAATTCGGTGCAAACTTTTGCGATTGAATGCGACTCATATCCAGCAGGACCAAATGATGATTACATTGATTTAATCGATTTTTTAGAATTGAGTATTAATGCGGTCACAAATGCTAATGATAAAACTGAATGTCAAAAGGCGATTGATTTATTTAAAAAATCAGTTGTGGCTAAAGGTTATGTCGGAAATTATCTTGCTCGAGCAAAAGGGATTGCAGTCTGGTTTCCTGATAACTATATTGCATTCAAACATCAGTATTTAGATTATCAAAATTTACAATGGCAAAAAAATGTCAATTGGCTTTATTTTCTCAATAATTTTTATGGGATAGATGACATTAAACCAAGTTCGGTTAATCTTATCCGTTCTTCAATTGGTGGCAAAAATGATTTTCGGTTGATGTGGAACAAAAGTCATGATTTGGCGCCAGTGAGATATGACTTACTACAAATAAATAGTATTGAACAAATCTTTGAGGATAATTGCGATAGTTTTTCATCTTGGCTTAATGATGGATTTGTATTATCATCATTATATAATTATCCAAGAACTTGTTTTTATACAGGAATCGGAAATAATGTAAGTATTAAGTTAACAATAAAAGACTCAGTCAATTTAACTGAAGCGGGTTTTCTGTCTTTCTTAACCCACTATTATACTGAAGAAAACTATTGCAATAATAGTATTAAGCGCGATGTATTTTATGTTGAAGTTTCAGAAGATGGTAATAATTATTTACCAATAGATTCTTTTTATGGAAAGAATATAGGTTGGACCGAACATCGTTATCTGTTGCCACAATCTGATTATCTTTGGATCAGATTTCGGTATACAACTGACGGAACTTATCCTGATAGTGGAGTGTTTATTGATAATATAAAAATCTATAAATTTAGTGATTTTCGGAGAATAGGTGAAAATCTTGAAGATACCTTTTTATATCTATTTAATATGCCCCAAGATAAGTATTATTATATGATTCAGCCTATAGATTCTTTTGGCAATATTGGATTTTTAAGTTCAGCGCAAGAAGTATTAATTGAAAACTATTGTGAACCTTTTTCTTTACCGTCGCCTTTTTTTACTGACTGTAATATCTACTGTGATTTTCCTGCGGACCAAGAGCCGAGTCTTTATATTTATACTTTATCGGGTGAATTGATTAAGAAATTTACTTATGACGATTTTATTGGCAATGTAGTTTATTGGAATGGAAAGAATGAATCTGGTAAAGAAATTGCCAGTGGATTGTATTTAGTTTTACTTAAAGGTAAAAACTTTACTCGGGTCGGAAAAATTGCTAAAGTAAAATAAAAAGGATAAAATTAAAGTTAACTCAATATATTCTCTTTAT of candidate division WOR-3 bacterium contains these proteins:
- a CDS encoding PorV/PorQ family protein, which codes for MTIQRFKDSKIPRLMLCLVICNLLIFSLTAIYADVKFSKVGTTSAQFLKISVGRASGMGDAFVAIADDASATYFNPAGLSQISKREGLFSHINWIADLNHDYISMALPTKLGTIAFSATALTMGDMERLMIDNPKTTVREDTATGLYFSAADLSLAVSYGRQITDKLSFGFSTKAISQSIWNMSATGAAFDFGLFYNTGYRSLRLGAVITNFGTAMSFSGLGLEFQDTTLKTKPRAVYKTTPTTLPTTFRFGIAYNFIETPNDILTMALDLVHPNDINETVNVGLEYAYKKLLFLRTGYILNTDLEYAKALKYSTGLSAGAGVKFDLKSGMNLRLDYCYRDMGWLKGAHRLILGIGF
- a CDS encoding clostripain-related cysteine peptidase — encoded protein: MMTTTYKKRNNAISQIGISSFSKLIFLAVILCNFVVKNSAALDWTVMVYMCADNGMNYQSYDDLNEMKEVGSSERVKIIVQVDNLAGDIQPYGRRCVINQNQIVQLENLGEIDMADPQALIEFVRFGYRYFNAQKYLLILWDHGNGWPIGYYPSSKDKAVIYDESHNNWMGVADGELNYAVKEIKKILRKNVAILGFDACLMGMAEVAGEIAEGVDYMFASEEVLPYDGLPYNDLISYLIQNPNISAKDLAPNMVSIATNSYNNGSQGREECTFSAIDLKQFDAAHNKFSSSLTILSRYAKTPEMRQARNSVQTFAIECDSYPAGPNDDYIDLIDFLELSINAVTNANDKTECQKAIDLFKKSVVAKGYVGNYLARAKGIAVWFPDNYIAFKHQYLDYQNLQWQKNVNWLYFLNNFYGIDDIKPSSVNLIRSSIGGKNDFRLMWNKSHDLAPVRYDLLQINSIEQIFEDNCDSFSSWLNDGFVLSSLYNYPRTCFYTGIGNNVSIKLTIKDSVNLTEAGFLSFLTHYYTEENYCNNSIKRDVFYVEVSEDGNNYLPIDSFYGKNIGWTEHRYLLPQSDYLWIRFRYTTDGTYPDSGVFIDNIKIYKFSDFRRIGENLEDTFLYLFNMPQDKYYYMIQPIDSFGNIGFLSSAQEVLIENYCEPFSLPSPFFTDCNIYCDFPADQEPSLYIYTLSGELIKKFTYDDFIGNVVYWNGKNESGKEIASGLYLVLLKGKNFTRVGKIAKVK
- a CDS encoding TonB-dependent receptor, translated to MMKIKYQTNIKNTFRLPLARFGHSALRFFAICGLLLAVSGLFAGETGRIIGRVTDAQTGEALAGVNVIVEGTELGAATDADGRYLITNVPPRKHNVTASYIGYEPMTVKDVMVIIDQTTTVDFKLKPTVIAIDKPVIVQAEREMVIRTAVATTRTASAEEFNRLPVNALTQLVGLQAGVRQDETRGWTHIRGGRYDDVSYLIDGVAARDAIYGVLWSSPKPTTEAIQEVIVITGSFDPEYGEAMSGIVQAVTKEGGTKTSSKIKYTTDEMFPNDDLNFGYNQLQWTLGGPIPMYNRMRYFISTQYLKTDDSRDAQYKLPAPRGEYAIEGKLTYNLPKSFPLTREGLKLTVDAHHSVYQWQAYSHAWKYWQQGLHANRVRSYKANFHLNHMLSPKVVWTLKTGAFNTALLRAPRDFELEAEDTKGFWGALRKSGIWDRYLFLGEDWVFKNPRGLSIKEALLNLYQGYKPGTVSDTVKYQTKINGRDTTLYLAGYKPLGYYAEDYTMNNPYGVYGLFVGEGYSYFHYRSTQTKYIKGDISYTPNKIHELKTGFDLTQYRLQEFTNSMPYDPNPFWESYDAKPLTFAAYIQDRADFEDLVIRGGVRFDYLDTKAKHRVFPESIGGSERIRDSMIPVKKKLRLSPRLGISYPITERIKFRFSYGHFFKNPTFGDVYSSSEFTALDITRRPNLIAGNTDLSAEKTIAYEMGFDAQLSDIFAFDLTTFYKDVFDLSGTRQVQSIPSYRMYYNVEYARVLGTEATFTKQLSDYWRASASYTYQIAKGTASTAYAEYMRGYAVQIDYPLDHDMRHSASLDFSLNFPSDFVFIPLRDFEGSILSRYNSGLPYTPTDIRGTRIADENSARMPGSFTIDSRLNKSIKIGNLNMSLFCDIYNLLNAEIVQQVFTATGSPSDRGRRFSVGEFSFGWRIGDPYYHPARDFNHDGYLTQYEMYKSYLDAYNDRFSIPTYYGPPRKIRFGISLGI
- a CDS encoding thioredoxin family protein translates to MPILNDAILNQVKKEFEYLTGKVKLIVFTQELECQYCEENRRLMEQIANLSEKISLEIYNFTLDKNIADKYKVDKIPATIVQSDRDDYGIYFYGIPFGYEFTSLIEAIKIVSHRESGLSAESKKILRNVNKPIKIQVFVTLTCPYCAPMVQLAHKVAMESSYITAEMIEASEFPHLAHKYNVYAVPKTVLNDTVQFEGLVPEPVFVEKIKHVLEAE